The sequence cacctcatgtttcagcatgataatgcacagccccatgttactatatctgtacacaattcctggaagctgaaaatgtctcagttcttccatggcctgcatactcaccagacatgtcatccacTTAGCcctgtttggaatgctctggatcaacatgtacgacagcgtgttccagttcccaccaatatccagcaactttgcacagccattgaagaagagtgggacaacattccacaggccacaatcaacagcctgatcaactctatgcaaggGCGATGTGTcgctctgcatgaggcaaatggcggTCACAGCAGATACCGACTGGTTCTCATCCATTTTGTTTTTAAGGTATCTgcgaccaacagatgcatatctgtattcccagtcatgtatatatatattttgttgttgttgatgttttaaCGATCTCAGTCCAGCTTTAAACTTACTCTTGAATGTTGTAATAGTAGAACTCACTAATgtgcaatttcgaaattgggtagtgcatcatcagttcctctcGTCATGTTAGTCATTGCATACCATAGAGAGATGTATAACTTGTCAAAAATGTCCAgatcaattagcccatgtcagctaatgttttttttaatgttttttttttttagcccATTCAAGCTCCTGTTTAACCCAATCAAAGctcttctgtcctggcaccccaatggtggaaccagctttccCTTGCAACTAGGAGCTCctgctaaattacaaaaatgtaaTGTCTCAACAAAAATCTGCATGAACTTCATAAACTGTATTCATTATGTCAATAAAGGTGTCTTGGGAAAAATGTCAATAGTTGAATGGAAGTAATTAAACTGGCACTATATAGcctacacagtacaaacacaataTCTAACATACTTTTTAGGCTTATATATGCGttatatagtgccttcagaaagtattcatacccctcgacttattccacattttgttgtgttacagttgGAGTTCAAAACGGATTAAAAAATGAATAAttcccctcacccatctacagacaataccccataataaaattgaaaacatgtttagacattttagctaatttattgaaaattaaatacagaaattgacataagtattcacacccgagtcaatactttgtagaagcacctttggtatgcgattacagctgtgtctttctgggtaagtctctaagagctctccacacctggattgtgcaaatttgcccattattctttaaaacaattattcaagctctgtcaaattggttgttgatcatcgctagacaaccatttccaggtcttgccttagattttcaagtagatttaagtcaaaattgtaactcggccactcaggaacatccaatgtcatcttggtaagcatctccagtatatatttggccttttgttttaggttattgtcctgttgaaaggtgaatgtctccatgtctgttggaaagcagacaaccagatTTTCCTGTAGGATTTCACCTGcctttgccgatgacaagcatacaccTAACATGATGTAGTCACCACCATGTTTGTAAATATAAAGAgttgtactcagtgatgtgttcgTCTTGATTACAAAgtcttatgtttggggcaaacttAATTTCTTTGCtacattttttttgcagttttactttagtgccttattgcaaacaggatgcatgtttttgaatatttgtattctgtacaggcttccttcttttcactctgtcaattaggttattgtggagtaattacaatgttctatcacagccattaaactctgttttaaagtcaccattgggcCTCCCGAGATTCTGGGtccaagtccaggctctgtcacagccggtcGCGACTGGTAGACCCatggggtggtgcacaattggcccagcggcgtccgggttagggggagggatccttgtcccatcgcgcactagcgactcctgtggcgggccgggcgcagtgcaccctgacacggtcaccaggtgcatcccgtttcctccggcacattggtgcggctggcttccgggttaattgagcattgtgtcaagaagcagcgcggcttggttggttgtgtttgaggatgcacggctctcgacctagatacaccatccaaagtgtaattaataacgtcaccatgctcaaagggatattcaatgtctgctttttatttttacacatctaccaatagttgcccttctttgcgaggcattggaaaacctccctggtgtttgcggttgaatcagtgtttgaaattcactgctcgactgagggaccttacagataattgtatgtgtggggtacagagatgaggtagtcaatcaaatttcatgttaaacactattattgcacacagagtgagtccatgcaacttgtttagaacatttttactcctgaacttattttggcttgccataacaaaggggttgaatacttttcaGCTTATCATTTATTATTACATTTGTAAAGAgacaaacaatttaatcaattttaaattcaggctgtatcacaacaacaTTTGGAGAAAGCCAAGtaatgtgaatactttctgaaagcattgTATATCACACAATGTCTGGATGCAATATTCTACCCAGGAATATCCAACAATGAAATATGTTACTCTCATTACTCCGAATGCATTTGTGGATTTTTTCAGCTGACAGTAAAAAATAATATTTGACTTTAATCTAAACCTTAGAAGCTATCGAGCAGAATGGTTACTTTCTATGTTATACAGAGGAATGTTTTTTCTGCTGGTGTGTCCTTAGGTAGCCCCTCTCTGAGAACTTCTTCCCACAGTGCATACAGGTGAACGGCCTCTCTCCCTCGTGGACCTTCAGGTGCATCTTCAGGTTGCCAGCCAGGGCAAAGcgcatgtgacactgggtacagctgaaaGGTTTCTcacctgtgtggaccctctggtgcctcttcaggtcaccagcctgggagaacctcttctcacactgggggcagctgaagggtttctcccctgtgtggaccctctggtgcctcttcaggtggTCCTGGcgggagaacctcttctcacactgggtACAATTGAAGGgattctcccctgtgtggaccctctggtggatctccaccttctggaggcagctgaagcctttgttacagaacatgcagaggaaccgTTTCTCTTTACTATTGCCTGATGTGGCTCCCCCTCCCTGAGTCTGGGCTCTAGCCCTGTCGTTGGAGTTAAATACCTGATCGAAAAAGACGCGGCCTTCTGAATCGGAAGGTGCTATCGACGTGGACACTGGGTCGCGATCCCTGAGAGCGTGCGAAGGGGAGTGGATTGCGACATTTAGACTGGTCTCTAACCCATCCCTGCAGTCTAAGAAGTCACTGGTGTTGCCCTGCGAGTATCCTTTCCATATAAGAGTCTCGTTTGCATTACATGTCAGAGGAGCGTCGCCTTCCATTTTCACTTCATCTGTCACTATAACCTCCCCTTTCTTATCTAGGCACCCTTCAGAGTATACTCTACTACTGTATGGATTCCAgtcccctctagacagatcagTCTGTGACTCTAATACCAAGGGCATAATGCCAGGGTCCATCTCTGTCGTATAAGAACGAGACAGATCATTAACAGTCTCTACTGCATCACTTGAGTCTTGATGGGAATGAACTGTCCTTGGGCTCGAGTTTTCATAAAGTAAATATTTtgagtcaggagcaggagaacagcccagtctccccagcaacagtctctctgggtctgatcCGTGGTCAGATCCTGTGTGTAAGAGCCTGTGtgtctcggtgtctgtctctgacttgagGATGACCTCCGTGAGGCTGGGTCGGGTCCTGGGCTGGGGCATGGTGGCAAGGTCCACCACGGCTACAGGGGGCGCTGCTCCAGTCTGAATGGCTCTGCTATTTTgtgggtcctcctctccttcagtctTCTCCTGCTTGACCAAAGACGATGCTCCAGGACCTACAGCCTCTGCAGGCTGACACAAGAGAGAAGATGATTATTATCAGTAAAGGAGTTCAATTCGATAACAATGTCATAGGGAAGTCTCATGTAAGCAAATTGGGATATGCCACATACATATATTCTAGGATTCATCCGATAGTATTGAGCAGCGAGTTGTGCCGGGGAAAATAATTCCGGGGCCCTTAGTATTTCCTGATCTGGTAACCTAACCAGGTAAAAGTCAGGACTTTATACAGCCTGGGGTGATTAATCTGTAGTAAAAAGGTTTAATATgggcttttgcaacagctaaatggggatcctaataaaatacatgGTTTGAAAAGAGGATAAACATGGTTGGACAATAAGACCCACAAGACTGCGCTTGTTTTATGCAGGTTTGAATCGCGTAGTCCTGCCCTATGCAACTGTCAGCTATTGTGTTTGATTAATTCCAGTTAATAATTTGATTGAAAAAGTCTAGGTAGCCTAGTCAGCCCAAGTTTGAATATAAACCAAATCTGATCCCATTCACATTTTCTCACTAACAAATGGGCTACAGATACACAACGTTACCACTTTGTTTACCCTGGCCAGAGCGACAGGGAGCATAGTAGGCTAGACTATGCAGCTGCGGTTTTCAgtagcctacagttgatcagactgagaAACTGTGTCGTCTCCAAGCAATACCGCATGTCAGATAGCTAGTGTTTAGGTGTATATGCTGCCACATTTATGTAAGAGTTTTTGATGGtgtctaaataaataaataccgtgGGAATGTGGAGAGCACACCTTGATTTCAGTGAATCTGATTGGTAGAAACACTCAGACTGCAGCAACACTCTGATGTTGACAGAGAAATTGTGAGAGAGTTGACAAATCCGTGTATGAGGGCTGTCAATTTTCTATAATGCCTGCCACAAGAAGTTAGTCATTCTTGAATGCGCATTATGCATGATTCTGGTTAAATTGGTAACATAAGGGACATTTTATAGACACTcttgaaagccagatcagtgattactgcaacaacaaaaaagcaggttaaactattttgataaaaCAATATATTATTTGTGGGTCTTATGGTTGTAGAAGGCTTATATTTATCTTAGGTATAATTTCTGAATTCGTTAGGTTTTTTTGACTGCTTAACATCCAGCGTATTTGACCATTAAATTGTACAACAAAGATTATTTAGAGAAAACCTTTTTAAAAATGAGATACAATGCagtcggaaagtattctgaccactttactttttccactttgttacaatatatccttattctaaaatggattaaataaaatgaaaaacaaattaaatctacacacaataccccataattatgaagtgaaaacaggttaTACATTTTTGgtaatttatatttaaaaaacatttaaaataccTTATTAatagaagtattcagacccttcgctatggagactcgaaattgagctcaggtgcatcctgtttccattgatcatccttgagatgtttctacaacttgactggagtccacctgtggtaaatgcaattgatgggacatgatttgggaaggcacacccatgtctatataaggtcccacagttgacagtgcatgtcagagcaaaaaccaagccatgaagttgaaggaattgtccgtagagctcagagacaggattgtgtcgaggcacagatctgctgtctgcagcattgaaggtccccaagaacacagtggcctccatcattcttaaatggaagaagtttggaactacaaagacacttcctagagctggctgcccagccaaactgagcaatcgagggaaaagggcctttgtcagggaggtgaccaagaacctgatggtgcATCTGacaagagctccagagttcctctgtggagaagggagaacctgcagtgctccaccaatcaggcctttatggtaaagtggccagacggaagccactcttcagtaaaaggcacataacagtccgcttggagtttgccagaacGCACTTAATGACTCTTGGACCATgagattctctgctctgatgaaaccaaaattgaactctttggcctgaatgcaaagcatcacgtctggaggacacctgccaccatccctacggtgaagcatggttgtggcagcatcatgctgtggggatgtttttcagcggcagggactgggagactagtcaggattgagggaaagatgaacggagcaaagtacagagatccttgatgaagtcctgagcgctctggagcaggttctcagacTGGGGCAGAGGCTCATCTTCCACTTCATCTTCCacttcatcttccaacaggacaacaaccctaagcacagtGAAGACGCAAAGGGGTTGCtctggaacaagtctctgaatacctatgtaaaatgAGACATTTACAGTGTTTTTAAACTCATAAATGTCAGAAAActcgtttttgctttgtctttatggggtattatgtgcaGCTTTATGAGGTggaaaataacaaataaatacattttagaataaggatgtaatgtaacaaaatgtggaaaaagtgaagtggtctgaatattttctgaatgcacagTATATCGCAAATCGGCCCTTTAAGcttgaaaaaaatatttgatatGATTTTTAAGCCATATCGCCCAGCCATAGGTGGAATCCTATTACACCAGCTCCAACGCTTgtcgtatgtggcagggcttgcagacaataacagattacaaagggaatcTCAGCCGTGAGATGCCCAGTGTGATGCAGCACTCCCAAATGAgtgaaatgccttttatgctagCTTCGAGGAATACAACACCGAGTCTTGCATGAAAGCTCCtactgttccggatgactgtgtgaccCTGCGACTGAACACCttacctctgcaactggatcctggacttcctgccaGGCCAGCCCacaagtggtgagggtaggcaacaacacctctgccACGTTGACT comes from Oncorhynchus gorbuscha isolate QuinsamMale2020 ecotype Even-year linkage group LG24, OgorEven_v1.0, whole genome shotgun sequence and encodes:
- the LOC124012461 gene encoding zinc finger protein 583-like, yielding MANCDGVVFHTQIASIMEVLANAAVTEICKLVDDDYAVFRLEMSQSQKENRALRRKLQLLELKVSRERVLASRPNSVKILDGYRGMARGKGHLTVGHRSLVKPAGLNPWRDDQPITINEETGTSTQHVIVIEPAEAVGPGASSLVKQEKTEGEEDPQNSRAIQTGAAPPVAVVDLATMPQPRTRPSLTEVILKSETDTETHRLLHTGSDHGSDPERLLLGRLGCSPAPDSKYLLYENSSPRTVHSHQDSSDAVETVNDLSRSYTTEMDPGIMPLVLESQTDLSRGDWNPYSSRVYSEGCLDKKGEVIVTDEVKMEGDAPLTCNANETLIWKGYSQGNTSDFLDCRDGLETSLNVAIHSPSHALRDRDPVSTSIAPSDSEGRVFFDQVFNSNDRARAQTQGGGATSGNSKEKRFLCMFCNKGFSCLQKVEIHQRVHTGENPFNCTQCEKRFSRQDHLKRHQRVHTGEKPFSCPQCEKRFSQAGDLKRHQRVHTGEKPFSCTQCHMRFALAGNLKMHLKVHEGERPFTCMHCGKKFSERGYLRTHQQKKHSSV